A stretch of the Rhinoderma darwinii isolate aRhiDar2 chromosome 3, aRhiDar2.hap1, whole genome shotgun sequence genome encodes the following:
- the DUSP11 gene encoding RNA/RNP complex-1-interacting phosphatase isoform X12, whose translation MVACVLLKFRVSFLRVPVSGHIHLQSAIMKQSIPDRWTEYIPVGRRIPGTRFIAFKVPLKSMYDIQLKPWQRFSPSDLFKEVGKQKEELGLIVDLTCTQRYYSAKELPKTIMYSKIFTIGHQVPSTKVINQFQNRVKQYLSENSENDKLVGVHCTHGLNRTGYLVCRYLIDMLSMEPSEAIEKFNNSRGHSIERTNYLDDLLHAKSRSAGFNKPQVKNQQHLPGKNSNSQPPPPGSQGSAGFNKPQVKNQQHVPGKNSNSRPPPPGRHGNTRGTPGCGPKTPGTPFAQPPLHHKQGQGLGPQASFPHSGGRNPSFAPKTPPPGFPNPLMQGPRHSLPQSEDEPPHHFSGPNRHRHHSQRPFPRHQAHDAVNGAPPQDCRPRSTQQNDRNPGNSFPAQPSRPSQRVNSDPYQKYPKPGLKKKPKKQWQ comes from the exons ATGGTAGCGTGCGTGCTACTGAAGTTTCGAGTTTCGTTTCTCCGGGTCCCTGTCTCCGGTCACATCCACCTCCAGTCTGCAATCATGAAGCAATCTATACCTGACCG GTGGACAGAATACATTCCAGTGGGAAGACGGATCCCAGGAACACGTTTTATTGCTTTTAAAGTCCCTTTAAAGAGT ATGTATGATATCCAACTAAAACCTTGGCAGCGATTTTCACCTTCAGATCTTTTTAAGGAAGTGGGGAAACAAAAGGAGGAACTAGGATTGATTGTGGATTTAACTTGCACCCAGCGATACTATTCCGCGAAG GAGTTGCCCAAAACAATTATGTATTCTAAGATCTTCACAATTGGACACCAAGTACCTAGTACTAAAGTTATCAATCAGTTTCAAAACCGTGTAAAACAATATCTAAGTGAGAACTCCGAGAATG ACAAACTCGTTGGTGTTCATTGTACGCATGGGTTGAACAGGACTGGGTATTTAGTTTGCAG GTATTTGATCGATATGCTAAGCATGGAGCCCTCTGAAGCCATAGAAA AATTCAACAACAGTCGTGGACACAGCATAGAAAGAACAAATTATCTAGATGACCTTTTACATGCCAAATCTAGAAG TGCTGGATTTAATAAACCTCAAGTCAAGAATCAGCAACACCTCCCAGGAAAGAATTCTAATTCACAACCACCTCCACCCGGGAGTCAAGG TAGTGCTGGATTTAATAAACCTCAAGTCAAGAATCAGCAACATGTCCCAGGAAAGAATTCTAATTCACGACCACCTCCACCCGGTAGACATGG TAACACTCGTGGTACTCCAGGATGTGGGCCGAAAACTCCTGGGACACCATTTGCGCAACCACCTTTGCATCATAAGCAGGGTCAAGGGCTGGGACCACAAGCTAGTTTTCCACATTCTGGTGGGAGAAATCCTAG TTTTGCTCCCAAGACTCCTCCACCTGGTTTTCCAAATCCACTTATGCAGGGTCCCAGGCATAGTTTACCGCAAAGTGAAGATGAGCCACCCCACCATTTTAG TGGTCCTAACAGACACCGGCACCATTCACAAAGACCCTTCCCTCGACACCAAGCTCATGATGCAGTGAATGGCGCACCACCTCAAGACTGTAGACCACGCTCTACCCAACAGAATGACCGCAATCCCGGCAATTCCTTTCCAGCACAACCTTCTCGTCCTTCACAGCGTGTTAACAGCGACCCTTACCAGAAATATCCAAAACCTGGGCTCAAAAAGAAACCTAAGAAACAGTGGCAATAA
- the DUSP11 gene encoding RNA/RNP complex-1-interacting phosphatase isoform X2, translating into MVACVLLKFRVSFLRVPVSGHIHLQSAIMKQSIPDRWTEYIPVGRRIPGTRFIAFKVPLKSMYDIQLKPWQRFSPSDLFKEVGKQKEELGLIVDLTCTQRYYSAKELPKTIMYSKIFTIGHQVPSTKVINQFQNRVKQYLSENSENDKLVGVHCTHGLNRTGYLVCRYLIDMLSMEPSEAIEKFNNSRGHSIERTNYLDDLLHAKSRSSAELNKPQVKNQQHVPGKNYNSRPPPRPAVQPGSHGAGFNKPQVKNPQHVPGKNSNSRPPPRPVVQPGSQGSAGFNKPQVKNQQHLPGKNSNSQPPPPGSQGSAGFNKPQVKNQQHVPGKNSNSRPPPPGRHGNTRGTPGCGPKTPGTPFAQPPLHHKQGQGLGPQASFPHSGGRNPSFAPKTPPPGFPNPLMQGPRHSLPQSEDEPPHHFSGPNRHRHHSQRPFPRHQAHDAVNGAPPQDCRPRSTQQNDRNPGNSFPAQPSRPSQRVNSDPYQKYPKPGLKKKPKKQWQ; encoded by the exons ATGGTAGCGTGCGTGCTACTGAAGTTTCGAGTTTCGTTTCTCCGGGTCCCTGTCTCCGGTCACATCCACCTCCAGTCTGCAATCATGAAGCAATCTATACCTGACCG GTGGACAGAATACATTCCAGTGGGAAGACGGATCCCAGGAACACGTTTTATTGCTTTTAAAGTCCCTTTAAAGAGT ATGTATGATATCCAACTAAAACCTTGGCAGCGATTTTCACCTTCAGATCTTTTTAAGGAAGTGGGGAAACAAAAGGAGGAACTAGGATTGATTGTGGATTTAACTTGCACCCAGCGATACTATTCCGCGAAG GAGTTGCCCAAAACAATTATGTATTCTAAGATCTTCACAATTGGACACCAAGTACCTAGTACTAAAGTTATCAATCAGTTTCAAAACCGTGTAAAACAATATCTAAGTGAGAACTCCGAGAATG ACAAACTCGTTGGTGTTCATTGTACGCATGGGTTGAACAGGACTGGGTATTTAGTTTGCAG GTATTTGATCGATATGCTAAGCATGGAGCCCTCTGAAGCCATAGAAA AATTCAACAACAGTCGTGGACACAGCATAGAAAGAACAAATTATCTAGATGACCTTTTACATGCCAAATCTAGAAG TAGTGCTGAATTAAATAAACCTCAAGTCAAGAATCAGCAACATGTCCCAGGAAAGAATTATAATTCACGACCACCTCCACGTCCAGCGGTGCAACCCGGGAGTCATGG TGCTGGATTTAATAAACCTCAAGTCAAGAATCCGCAACACGTCCCAGGAAAGAATTCTAATTCACGACCACCTCCACGTCCGGTGGTGCAACCTGGGAGTCAAGG taGTGCTGGATTTAATAAACCTCAAGTCAAGAATCAGCAACACCTCCCAGGAAAGAATTCTAATTCACAACCACCTCCACCCGGGAGTCAAGG TAGTGCTGGATTTAATAAACCTCAAGTCAAGAATCAGCAACATGTCCCAGGAAAGAATTCTAATTCACGACCACCTCCACCCGGTAGACATGG TAACACTCGTGGTACTCCAGGATGTGGGCCGAAAACTCCTGGGACACCATTTGCGCAACCACCTTTGCATCATAAGCAGGGTCAAGGGCTGGGACCACAAGCTAGTTTTCCACATTCTGGTGGGAGAAATCCTAG TTTTGCTCCCAAGACTCCTCCACCTGGTTTTCCAAATCCACTTATGCAGGGTCCCAGGCATAGTTTACCGCAAAGTGAAGATGAGCCACCCCACCATTTTAG TGGTCCTAACAGACACCGGCACCATTCACAAAGACCCTTCCCTCGACACCAAGCTCATGATGCAGTGAATGGCGCACCACCTCAAGACTGTAGACCACGCTCTACCCAACAGAATGACCGCAATCCCGGCAATTCCTTTCCAGCACAACCTTCTCGTCCTTCACAGCGTGTTAACAGCGACCCTTACCAGAAATATCCAAAACCTGGGCTCAAAAAGAAACCTAAGAAACAGTGGCAATAA
- the DUSP11 gene encoding RNA/RNP complex-1-interacting phosphatase isoform X1 produces the protein MVACVLLKFRVSFLRVPVSGHIHLQSAIMKQSIPDRWTEYIPVGRRIPGTRFIAFKVPLKSMYDIQLKPWQRFSPSDLFKEVGKQKEELGLIVDLTCTQRYYSAKELPKTIMYSKIFTIGHQVPSTKVINQFQNRVKQYLSENSENDKLVGVHCTHGLNRTGYLVCRYLIDMLSMEPSEAIEKFNNSRGHSIERTNYLDDLLHAKSRSSAELNKPQVKNQQHVPGKNYNSRPPPRPAVQPGSHGSAGFNKPQVKNPQHVPGKNSNSRPPPRPVVQPGSQGSAGFNKPQVKNQQHLPGKNSNSQPPPPGSQGSAGFNKPQVKNQQHVPGKNSNSRPPPPGRHGNTRGTPGCGPKTPGTPFAQPPLHHKQGQGLGPQASFPHSGGRNPSFAPKTPPPGFPNPLMQGPRHSLPQSEDEPPHHFSGPNRHRHHSQRPFPRHQAHDAVNGAPPQDCRPRSTQQNDRNPGNSFPAQPSRPSQRVNSDPYQKYPKPGLKKKPKKQWQ, from the exons ATGGTAGCGTGCGTGCTACTGAAGTTTCGAGTTTCGTTTCTCCGGGTCCCTGTCTCCGGTCACATCCACCTCCAGTCTGCAATCATGAAGCAATCTATACCTGACCG GTGGACAGAATACATTCCAGTGGGAAGACGGATCCCAGGAACACGTTTTATTGCTTTTAAAGTCCCTTTAAAGAGT ATGTATGATATCCAACTAAAACCTTGGCAGCGATTTTCACCTTCAGATCTTTTTAAGGAAGTGGGGAAACAAAAGGAGGAACTAGGATTGATTGTGGATTTAACTTGCACCCAGCGATACTATTCCGCGAAG GAGTTGCCCAAAACAATTATGTATTCTAAGATCTTCACAATTGGACACCAAGTACCTAGTACTAAAGTTATCAATCAGTTTCAAAACCGTGTAAAACAATATCTAAGTGAGAACTCCGAGAATG ACAAACTCGTTGGTGTTCATTGTACGCATGGGTTGAACAGGACTGGGTATTTAGTTTGCAG GTATTTGATCGATATGCTAAGCATGGAGCCCTCTGAAGCCATAGAAA AATTCAACAACAGTCGTGGACACAGCATAGAAAGAACAAATTATCTAGATGACCTTTTACATGCCAAATCTAGAAG TAGTGCTGAATTAAATAAACCTCAAGTCAAGAATCAGCAACATGTCCCAGGAAAGAATTATAATTCACGACCACCTCCACGTCCAGCGGTGCAACCCGGGAGTCATGG TAGTGCTGGATTTAATAAACCTCAAGTCAAGAATCCGCAACACGTCCCAGGAAAGAATTCTAATTCACGACCACCTCCACGTCCGGTGGTGCAACCTGGGAGTCAAGG taGTGCTGGATTTAATAAACCTCAAGTCAAGAATCAGCAACACCTCCCAGGAAAGAATTCTAATTCACAACCACCTCCACCCGGGAGTCAAGG TAGTGCTGGATTTAATAAACCTCAAGTCAAGAATCAGCAACATGTCCCAGGAAAGAATTCTAATTCACGACCACCTCCACCCGGTAGACATGG TAACACTCGTGGTACTCCAGGATGTGGGCCGAAAACTCCTGGGACACCATTTGCGCAACCACCTTTGCATCATAAGCAGGGTCAAGGGCTGGGACCACAAGCTAGTTTTCCACATTCTGGTGGGAGAAATCCTAG TTTTGCTCCCAAGACTCCTCCACCTGGTTTTCCAAATCCACTTATGCAGGGTCCCAGGCATAGTTTACCGCAAAGTGAAGATGAGCCACCCCACCATTTTAG TGGTCCTAACAGACACCGGCACCATTCACAAAGACCCTTCCCTCGACACCAAGCTCATGATGCAGTGAATGGCGCACCACCTCAAGACTGTAGACCACGCTCTACCCAACAGAATGACCGCAATCCCGGCAATTCCTTTCCAGCACAACCTTCTCGTCCTTCACAGCGTGTTAACAGCGACCCTTACCAGAAATATCCAAAACCTGGGCTCAAAAAGAAACCTAAGAAACAGTGGCAATAA
- the DUSP11 gene encoding RNA/RNP complex-1-interacting phosphatase isoform X11 translates to MVACVLLKFRVSFLRVPVSGHIHLQSAIMKQSIPDRWTEYIPVGRRIPGTRFIAFKVPLKSMYDIQLKPWQRFSPSDLFKEVGKQKEELGLIVDLTCTQRYYSAKELPKTIMYSKIFTIGHQVPSTKVINQFQNRVKQYLSENSENDKLVGVHCTHGLNRTGYLVCRYLIDMLSMEPSEAIEKFNNSRGHSIERTNYLDDLLHAKSRSSAELNKPQVKNQQHVPGKNYNSRPPPRPAVQPGSHGSAGFNKPQVKNPQHVPGKNSNSRPPPRPVVQPGSQGSAGFNKPQVKNQQHLPGKNSNSQPPPPGSQGSAGFNKPQVKNQQHVPGKNSNSRPPPPGRHGFAPKTPPPGFPNPLMQGPRHSLPQSEDEPPHHFSGPNRHRHHSQRPFPRHQAHDAVNGAPPQDCRPRSTQQNDRNPGNSFPAQPSRPSQRVNSDPYQKYPKPGLKKKPKKQWQ, encoded by the exons ATGGTAGCGTGCGTGCTACTGAAGTTTCGAGTTTCGTTTCTCCGGGTCCCTGTCTCCGGTCACATCCACCTCCAGTCTGCAATCATGAAGCAATCTATACCTGACCG GTGGACAGAATACATTCCAGTGGGAAGACGGATCCCAGGAACACGTTTTATTGCTTTTAAAGTCCCTTTAAAGAGT ATGTATGATATCCAACTAAAACCTTGGCAGCGATTTTCACCTTCAGATCTTTTTAAGGAAGTGGGGAAACAAAAGGAGGAACTAGGATTGATTGTGGATTTAACTTGCACCCAGCGATACTATTCCGCGAAG GAGTTGCCCAAAACAATTATGTATTCTAAGATCTTCACAATTGGACACCAAGTACCTAGTACTAAAGTTATCAATCAGTTTCAAAACCGTGTAAAACAATATCTAAGTGAGAACTCCGAGAATG ACAAACTCGTTGGTGTTCATTGTACGCATGGGTTGAACAGGACTGGGTATTTAGTTTGCAG GTATTTGATCGATATGCTAAGCATGGAGCCCTCTGAAGCCATAGAAA AATTCAACAACAGTCGTGGACACAGCATAGAAAGAACAAATTATCTAGATGACCTTTTACATGCCAAATCTAGAAG TAGTGCTGAATTAAATAAACCTCAAGTCAAGAATCAGCAACATGTCCCAGGAAAGAATTATAATTCACGACCACCTCCACGTCCAGCGGTGCAACCCGGGAGTCATGG TAGTGCTGGATTTAATAAACCTCAAGTCAAGAATCCGCAACACGTCCCAGGAAAGAATTCTAATTCACGACCACCTCCACGTCCGGTGGTGCAACCTGGGAGTCAAGG taGTGCTGGATTTAATAAACCTCAAGTCAAGAATCAGCAACACCTCCCAGGAAAGAATTCTAATTCACAACCACCTCCACCCGGGAGTCAAGG TAGTGCTGGATTTAATAAACCTCAAGTCAAGAATCAGCAACATGTCCCAGGAAAGAATTCTAATTCACGACCACCTCCACCCGGTAGACATGG TTTTGCTCCCAAGACTCCTCCACCTGGTTTTCCAAATCCACTTATGCAGGGTCCCAGGCATAGTTTACCGCAAAGTGAAGATGAGCCACCCCACCATTTTAG TGGTCCTAACAGACACCGGCACCATTCACAAAGACCCTTCCCTCGACACCAAGCTCATGATGCAGTGAATGGCGCACCACCTCAAGACTGTAGACCACGCTCTACCCAACAGAATGACCGCAATCCCGGCAATTCCTTTCCAGCACAACCTTCTCGTCCTTCACAGCGTGTTAACAGCGACCCTTACCAGAAATATCCAAAACCTGGGCTCAAAAAGAAACCTAAGAAACAGTGGCAATAA
- the DUSP11 gene encoding RNA/RNP complex-1-interacting phosphatase isoform X4 — MVACVLLKFRVSFLRVPVSGHIHLQSAIMKQSIPDRWTEYIPVGRRIPGTRFIAFKVPLKSMYDIQLKPWQRFSPSDLFKEVGKQKEELGLIVDLTCTQRYYSAKELPKTIMYSKIFTIGHQVPSTKVINQFQNRVKQYLSENSENDKLVGVHCTHGLNRTGYLVCRYLIDMLSMEPSEAIEKFNNSRGHSIERTNYLDDLLHAKSRSSAELNKPQVKNQQHVPGKNYNSRPPPRPAVQPGSHGSAGFNKPQVKNPQHVPGKNSNSRPPPRPVVQPGSQGAGFNKPQVKNQQHLPGKNSNSQPPPPGSQGSAGFNKPQVKNQQHVPGKNSNSRPPPPGRHGNTRGTPGCGPKTPGTPFAQPPLHHKQGQGLGPQASFPHSGGRNPSFAPKTPPPGFPNPLMQGPRHSLPQSEDEPPHHFSGPNRHRHHSQRPFPRHQAHDAVNGAPPQDCRPRSTQQNDRNPGNSFPAQPSRPSQRVNSDPYQKYPKPGLKKKPKKQWQ, encoded by the exons ATGGTAGCGTGCGTGCTACTGAAGTTTCGAGTTTCGTTTCTCCGGGTCCCTGTCTCCGGTCACATCCACCTCCAGTCTGCAATCATGAAGCAATCTATACCTGACCG GTGGACAGAATACATTCCAGTGGGAAGACGGATCCCAGGAACACGTTTTATTGCTTTTAAAGTCCCTTTAAAGAGT ATGTATGATATCCAACTAAAACCTTGGCAGCGATTTTCACCTTCAGATCTTTTTAAGGAAGTGGGGAAACAAAAGGAGGAACTAGGATTGATTGTGGATTTAACTTGCACCCAGCGATACTATTCCGCGAAG GAGTTGCCCAAAACAATTATGTATTCTAAGATCTTCACAATTGGACACCAAGTACCTAGTACTAAAGTTATCAATCAGTTTCAAAACCGTGTAAAACAATATCTAAGTGAGAACTCCGAGAATG ACAAACTCGTTGGTGTTCATTGTACGCATGGGTTGAACAGGACTGGGTATTTAGTTTGCAG GTATTTGATCGATATGCTAAGCATGGAGCCCTCTGAAGCCATAGAAA AATTCAACAACAGTCGTGGACACAGCATAGAAAGAACAAATTATCTAGATGACCTTTTACATGCCAAATCTAGAAG TAGTGCTGAATTAAATAAACCTCAAGTCAAGAATCAGCAACATGTCCCAGGAAAGAATTATAATTCACGACCACCTCCACGTCCAGCGGTGCAACCCGGGAGTCATGG TAGTGCTGGATTTAATAAACCTCAAGTCAAGAATCCGCAACACGTCCCAGGAAAGAATTCTAATTCACGACCACCTCCACGTCCGGTGGTGCAACCTGGGAGTCAAGG TGCTGGATTTAATAAACCTCAAGTCAAGAATCAGCAACACCTCCCAGGAAAGAATTCTAATTCACAACCACCTCCACCCGGGAGTCAAGG TAGTGCTGGATTTAATAAACCTCAAGTCAAGAATCAGCAACATGTCCCAGGAAAGAATTCTAATTCACGACCACCTCCACCCGGTAGACATGG TAACACTCGTGGTACTCCAGGATGTGGGCCGAAAACTCCTGGGACACCATTTGCGCAACCACCTTTGCATCATAAGCAGGGTCAAGGGCTGGGACCACAAGCTAGTTTTCCACATTCTGGTGGGAGAAATCCTAG TTTTGCTCCCAAGACTCCTCCACCTGGTTTTCCAAATCCACTTATGCAGGGTCCCAGGCATAGTTTACCGCAAAGTGAAGATGAGCCACCCCACCATTTTAG TGGTCCTAACAGACACCGGCACCATTCACAAAGACCCTTCCCTCGACACCAAGCTCATGATGCAGTGAATGGCGCACCACCTCAAGACTGTAGACCACGCTCTACCCAACAGAATGACCGCAATCCCGGCAATTCCTTTCCAGCACAACCTTCTCGTCCTTCACAGCGTGTTAACAGCGACCCTTACCAGAAATATCCAAAACCTGGGCTCAAAAAGAAACCTAAGAAACAGTGGCAATAA
- the DUSP11 gene encoding RNA/RNP complex-1-interacting phosphatase isoform X7, whose protein sequence is MVACVLLKFRVSFLRVPVSGHIHLQSAIMKQSIPDRWTEYIPVGRRIPGTRFIAFKVPLKSMYDIQLKPWQRFSPSDLFKEVGKQKEELGLIVDLTCTQRYYSAKELPKTIMYSKIFTIGHQVPSTKVINQFQNRVKQYLSENSENDKLVGVHCTHGLNRTGYLVCRYLIDMLSMEPSEAIEKFNNSRGHSIERTNYLDDLLHAKSRSSAELNKPQVKNQQHVPGKNYNSRPPPRPAVQPGSHGSAGFNKPQVKNQQHLPGKNSNSQPPPPGSQGSAGFNKPQVKNQQHVPGKNSNSRPPPPGRHGNTRGTPGCGPKTPGTPFAQPPLHHKQGQGLGPQASFPHSGGRNPSFAPKTPPPGFPNPLMQGPRHSLPQSEDEPPHHFSGPNRHRHHSQRPFPRHQAHDAVNGAPPQDCRPRSTQQNDRNPGNSFPAQPSRPSQRVNSDPYQKYPKPGLKKKPKKQWQ, encoded by the exons ATGGTAGCGTGCGTGCTACTGAAGTTTCGAGTTTCGTTTCTCCGGGTCCCTGTCTCCGGTCACATCCACCTCCAGTCTGCAATCATGAAGCAATCTATACCTGACCG GTGGACAGAATACATTCCAGTGGGAAGACGGATCCCAGGAACACGTTTTATTGCTTTTAAAGTCCCTTTAAAGAGT ATGTATGATATCCAACTAAAACCTTGGCAGCGATTTTCACCTTCAGATCTTTTTAAGGAAGTGGGGAAACAAAAGGAGGAACTAGGATTGATTGTGGATTTAACTTGCACCCAGCGATACTATTCCGCGAAG GAGTTGCCCAAAACAATTATGTATTCTAAGATCTTCACAATTGGACACCAAGTACCTAGTACTAAAGTTATCAATCAGTTTCAAAACCGTGTAAAACAATATCTAAGTGAGAACTCCGAGAATG ACAAACTCGTTGGTGTTCATTGTACGCATGGGTTGAACAGGACTGGGTATTTAGTTTGCAG GTATTTGATCGATATGCTAAGCATGGAGCCCTCTGAAGCCATAGAAA AATTCAACAACAGTCGTGGACACAGCATAGAAAGAACAAATTATCTAGATGACCTTTTACATGCCAAATCTAGAAG TAGTGCTGAATTAAATAAACCTCAAGTCAAGAATCAGCAACATGTCCCAGGAAAGAATTATAATTCACGACCACCTCCACGTCCAGCGGTGCAACCCGGGAGTCATGG taGTGCTGGATTTAATAAACCTCAAGTCAAGAATCAGCAACACCTCCCAGGAAAGAATTCTAATTCACAACCACCTCCACCCGGGAGTCAAGG TAGTGCTGGATTTAATAAACCTCAAGTCAAGAATCAGCAACATGTCCCAGGAAAGAATTCTAATTCACGACCACCTCCACCCGGTAGACATGG TAACACTCGTGGTACTCCAGGATGTGGGCCGAAAACTCCTGGGACACCATTTGCGCAACCACCTTTGCATCATAAGCAGGGTCAAGGGCTGGGACCACAAGCTAGTTTTCCACATTCTGGTGGGAGAAATCCTAG TTTTGCTCCCAAGACTCCTCCACCTGGTTTTCCAAATCCACTTATGCAGGGTCCCAGGCATAGTTTACCGCAAAGTGAAGATGAGCCACCCCACCATTTTAG TGGTCCTAACAGACACCGGCACCATTCACAAAGACCCTTCCCTCGACACCAAGCTCATGATGCAGTGAATGGCGCACCACCTCAAGACTGTAGACCACGCTCTACCCAACAGAATGACCGCAATCCCGGCAATTCCTTTCCAGCACAACCTTCTCGTCCTTCACAGCGTGTTAACAGCGACCCTTACCAGAAATATCCAAAACCTGGGCTCAAAAAGAAACCTAAGAAACAGTGGCAATAA